One region of Duncaniella freteri genomic DNA includes:
- a CDS encoding LuxR C-terminal-related transcriptional regulator, translating to MSKNQSIFPGDRLKAIIEDEPHILGVLSRFGLSFGFGDKTVGEACKEDNVHMESFLAVSNFLYGQNYSQFEISLPALMGYLRKAHTHFLDFLLPSIRRKLIEAINCSDINDVAFLLLKFFDDYVKEVHNHMEHENDEVFCYVTNLLSGVTNEQFRITDYSSHHSSMTEKLSQIKDLFIRHYHVKDNEILTSALFDIIYCGNELKNHCEIENKLFIPAVEKLEKSLKLSRHESVKNSNSDDEKTDLLDSMTDREKDIICCVAKGLSNKEIASQLLISIHTVTTYRRNISAKLQIHSSVGLAVFAILNNLVDIKDVNPHR from the coding sequence ATGTCAAAGAATCAATCAATATTTCCTGGTGATCGCCTTAAAGCCATTATAGAGGATGAACCTCATATATTAGGTGTTTTAAGTCGGTTTGGACTGTCTTTCGGATTCGGCGATAAGACAGTTGGCGAAGCATGTAAGGAAGACAATGTTCATATGGAGTCATTCCTTGCAGTTTCCAATTTCCTATACGGACAAAACTATTCACAATTTGAAATATCGCTGCCTGCTTTAATGGGATATCTAAGGAAAGCCCATACACACTTCCTTGACTTTCTATTGCCTTCCATCCGTAGGAAACTCATAGAGGCTATTAATTGCTCCGATATAAATGACGTAGCGTTTCTGCTTCTGAAATTCTTTGATGATTATGTGAAGGAAGTACACAATCACATGGAACATGAAAACGATGAGGTGTTTTGCTATGTGACCAACTTATTGAGCGGCGTTACTAATGAGCAGTTCCGAATTACTGACTACTCCTCACATCACAGTAGTATGACAGAAAAGCTTTCTCAAATTAAAGACCTGTTTATAAGACATTATCATGTGAAGGACAATGAAATACTGACATCAGCATTATTCGACATAATTTATTGTGGCAATGAGTTAAAGAACCATTGTGAGATTGAGAATAAACTCTTTATCCCGGCAGTTGAGAAACTCGAAAAGTCATTGAAGTTGTCACGTCATGAATCAGTAAAAAACAGCAACAGCGACGATGAAAAAACAGATTTGCTGGATTCTATGACTGATCGCGAGAAGGATATAATATGCTGCGTTGCCAAAGGCTTGTCAAATAAAGAAATTGCGTCACAGTTATTAATTTCTATACATACAGTGACAACATATCGCAGAAACATCTCTGCCAAACTACAAATCCATTCATCAGTGGGACTGGCGGTTTTTGCGATACTCAATAATTTAGTTGATATAAAAGATGTAAACCCACATAGATAA
- a CDS encoding transposase family protein yields the protein MKTSEAFWQFLPAGLNELFEMVRFEKTDQSYDIWLDEKKKLSDEDYRNPNIVARGYTDYVTIQDYPMRGRPVFLHMRKNKWWDKKTNEIFSYNLELPNEEGTRLSAEFVAFLKDEGGDDGIVD from the coding sequence ATGAAGACTAGTGAAGCATTTTGGCAGTTTCTGCCCGCAGGCCTAAATGAGCTGTTTGAGATGGTCAGGTTTGAAAAGACAGATCAATCCTACGACATATGGCTTGACGAGAAGAAGAAACTTTCCGACGAGGATTACCGCAATCCCAACATAGTAGCGAGAGGCTACACGGATTATGTAACGATACAGGACTATCCCATGCGTGGCAGACCGGTGTTCCTGCACATGCGCAAGAACAAATGGTGGGACAAGAAAACAAACGAGATATTCTCCTACAACCTTGAGCTTCCCAACGAAGAAGGGACACGACTCAGTGCCGAGTTCGTGGCTTTTTTAAAAGACGAAGGTGGAGA